In Fodinibius saliphilus, a genomic segment contains:
- the dnaG gene encoding DNA primase, with translation MATMIPDEKKEEVRGAADIVEVVEDYVKLKRSGRSWKGLCPFHDENTPSFHVTPDLGIYKCFGCGESGDVFNFVMEMEGVGFVEAMRSLADRYGVSLPEEDEEELTEEHNLREGIYHALKYAGVFFFRHLMETDQAKKARDYLQKRGYNRQIIKKYGLGYAPPDGEKLYKTAIDSGINEEYLLEAGLIKPSKRDDGFYDAFRGRLMFPIFNPSGKVIAYAGRILGKKKAAKYINSPQTKVYNKSKVLYGINFAKNDIRKKNEVILVEGYTDVISLQQAGINNVAASSGTSLTPDQMKLLHRYGDTITMIYDSDSAGKRAMKRGINIALHEGMDVKLLELPEGEDPDSFVRQFGKEAFRELKKDESEGFLDYTVHKARSSGRWNEEKDKVVTEILESIAHIPDQIKQEVEVQKLNKVSKIGDRALFDELGKINSRLKEERKKAKKREQRRREREARRRDQETDGQGQRPQAPRPHTVGFNEQRKPSAAQRRAPKQPQKRPNYEKELIRLMLVYDRDMIDYIGSYCNETQFEDKQLRQFYEDIIERYKEEKEVSVEAYAAREHPYPKLIGEIVIDEHTVSERHHEMVGVKYQKDKNPYRTAKGAMKALKIHYLDRLQVDLYKRYNAVDKEQRKKVMKAMKEAGRQRSLLQQSPIDELFPDPDSDAAKKVSDKVFEYKMKHERE, from the coding sequence ATGGCAACAATGATTCCAGATGAAAAAAAAGAAGAAGTGCGCGGAGCGGCGGATATCGTCGAAGTAGTCGAAGACTATGTTAAATTGAAGCGTTCCGGACGCAGTTGGAAAGGGCTTTGTCCTTTTCATGATGAGAACACACCTTCATTTCATGTGACTCCTGATCTGGGTATTTACAAATGTTTTGGATGTGGCGAGTCCGGGGATGTCTTCAATTTTGTGATGGAGATGGAAGGGGTAGGTTTTGTTGAAGCCATGCGCTCGCTTGCTGATCGATACGGTGTATCCCTACCCGAAGAAGACGAAGAAGAACTTACAGAAGAACATAATCTGAGAGAGGGGATTTATCACGCTCTTAAATATGCGGGTGTGTTCTTTTTTCGGCATCTGATGGAAACTGATCAAGCCAAAAAGGCTCGCGACTATCTCCAGAAGAGGGGCTATAATCGCCAGATTATTAAAAAGTACGGGTTGGGATATGCACCACCTGATGGTGAGAAACTCTACAAGACGGCCATTGATTCAGGAATTAATGAGGAGTACCTGCTGGAGGCCGGGCTTATAAAACCCAGTAAGCGCGATGATGGTTTTTATGATGCTTTTCGTGGGCGATTGATGTTCCCGATTTTTAATCCCTCGGGTAAAGTTATTGCTTATGCGGGTCGCATTTTAGGTAAGAAAAAGGCTGCTAAGTATATCAATTCACCTCAGACAAAAGTATATAATAAGAGCAAGGTACTCTATGGTATCAATTTTGCTAAAAATGATATCCGTAAAAAGAATGAAGTTATCTTAGTAGAGGGATATACAGATGTTATTTCATTACAGCAGGCAGGTATAAATAATGTAGCTGCCTCCAGCGGAACATCGTTGACGCCTGATCAGATGAAGCTGTTGCATCGTTATGGAGATACGATTACGATGATCTATGATTCTGATTCGGCCGGGAAACGGGCAATGAAGCGCGGTATCAATATTGCATTGCATGAAGGAATGGACGTAAAACTGCTGGAGTTGCCTGAAGGAGAAGACCCCGATTCTTTTGTGAGACAGTTTGGCAAAGAGGCCTTTCGCGAACTCAAGAAGGACGAATCGGAAGGATTTCTTGATTATACGGTGCATAAGGCCAGAAGCTCAGGGCGATGGAATGAGGAAAAAGATAAGGTCGTTACAGAAATCCTTGAGTCTATTGCTCATATTCCCGATCAGATAAAACAAGAAGTAGAAGTACAGAAACTTAATAAGGTTTCGAAAATTGGTGATCGAGCTCTTTTTGATGAGCTGGGGAAAATAAATAGTAGACTTAAAGAAGAACGCAAAAAAGCTAAAAAACGGGAGCAGCGTCGCAGAGAACGAGAAGCTCGCAGAAGAGATCAGGAAACAGATGGTCAGGGGCAGCGACCGCAGGCCCCACGTCCACATACGGTAGGGTTTAATGAGCAGCGTAAGCCCAGTGCTGCCCAAAGAAGAGCCCCCAAACAACCCCAGAAGCGGCCTAACTATGAAAAAGAGCTTATTCGTCTCATGTTAGTTTATGATCGGGATATGATTGATTATATCGGCTCGTACTGTAATGAAACACAGTTTGAGGATAAGCAACTCAGGCAGTTTTATGAAGATATTATTGAACGTTATAAAGAAGAAAAGGAAGTTTCCGTTGAAGCTTATGCAGCCCGGGAGCATCCCTACCCCAAATTAATAGGGGAAATTGTGATAGATGAGCATACGGTGAGTGAACGACATCACGAAATGGTAGGTGTGAAATATCAAAAGGATAAAAATCCATACCGGACAGCGAAAGGGGCAATGAAAGCCCTTAAAATTCATTATCTTGACCGCTTGCAGGTAGACCTGTACAAAAGGTATAATGCTGTAGATAAAGAACAACGAAAAAAAGTGATGAAGGCGATGAAAGAAGCAGGGCGTCAGCGATCGCTCTTACAGCAATCACCCATTGATGAACTCTTCCCTGATCCGGATTCTGATGCTGCCAAAAAAGTATCAGACAAAGTATTTGAATATAAAATGAAGCATGAACGGGAATAA
- the sucD gene encoding succinate--CoA ligase subunit alpha: MSVLVGNDTRLVVQGITGSEGSFHAEQMIEYGTNVVAGVTPGKGGQTHHDLPVYNTVADAVEKEDANTSVIFVPPAFAGDAISEAAFAGIEVIICITEGIPVKDMVVAKQIVDSHDATLVGPNCPGVITPGEAKIGIMPGNIFTPGKVGLISRSGTLTYEAVDQLTKADLGQSTAIGIGGDPVIGTTHTDAVKLFENDDDTEAIVLIGEIGGTAEEEAAAYIEENVDKPVVAFIAGSTAPPGRRMGHAGAIISGGEGGADAKKEALRNAGVTVVDSPAEIGITLKNLLETA, translated from the coding sequence ATGAGCGTACTTGTAGGGAATGATACTCGACTAGTTGTACAAGGAATTACAGGCAGCGAAGGCAGCTTCCATGCTGAGCAGATGATAGAATACGGCACTAATGTAGTAGCCGGTGTTACCCCCGGAAAAGGTGGGCAAACACATCACGATCTGCCGGTTTATAACACGGTAGCTGACGCTGTAGAAAAAGAAGATGCTAACACTTCGGTTATTTTTGTACCGCCTGCATTCGCCGGTGATGCAATTTCGGAAGCCGCTTTTGCCGGTATTGAAGTTATCATCTGTATTACAGAAGGTATTCCGGTTAAAGATATGGTTGTAGCCAAGCAGATCGTTGATAGTCATGATGCTACGCTTGTCGGACCCAACTGCCCCGGTGTAATCACTCCCGGCGAAGCGAAAATCGGTATTATGCCCGGCAACATTTTTACGCCCGGCAAAGTAGGACTGATATCACGCTCAGGAACACTCACCTATGAAGCTGTTGATCAGCTCACGAAAGCAGACTTGGGACAAAGTACTGCTATCGGTATTGGCGGTGATCCTGTAATTGGCACCACACATACCGATGCCGTGAAACTCTTTGAAAATGACGATGACACTGAAGCCATTGTTCTGATTGGTGAAATTGGTGGAACAGCTGAAGAAGAAGCAGCCGCTTATATCGAAGAAAATGTTGATAAACCGGTTGTTGCATTTATTGCCGGAAGCACAGCACCTCCCGGCCGACGAATGGGCCACGCCGGTGCTATTATTTCTGGCGGCGAAGGTGGAGCTGATGCCAAGAAAGAGGCACTGCGTAATGCTGGAGTTACTGTAGTAGACAGTCCTGCTGAAATCGGGATTACGCTCAAAAACCTTTTAGAAACAGCCTAA
- a CDS encoding dihydrolipoyl dehydrogenase family protein — translation MSKYDFDAIIIGGGAAGLTASGIAANFGAKTMMVEQNRLGGDCTWTGCVPSKVLLKAGKVAQKIREASNYGLIDQEPEINFQNVIEHVHETRQKIYEDADDPVIFEDMGIEVVPGSAKFTDNHNIEIDYSDGTVREVSSRYFIICAGASALVPPIDGIDEVPYLTNESLFEIENLSEKMIIIGAGPIGTEMAQAMNRLGTQVTVIDMADRIMLNDDPELAAMLREKLESEGIIFELGVEVKKVSSKNGVTAIISSDGGLKEITGDQLLMATGRSPNINGLGLDEAGIKYSADGIEVNEKCRTNQSHIYACGDITGRYQLTHMSEHMAKMATTNALLKFPMKIDVDHVPWVTYTDPELGHVGATEKQLQLEGTSYETYRFPFSKIDRALTDSEEEGLIKIHARKWDGKIYGVSIYGAHAGELISEYALAMKNGISLRNFADTIHPYPTYGLGARRAADQWYIKNQSEWQVKLVKKIFGYRGEVPDFSDPDRIV, via the coding sequence ATGAGTAAATACGATTTCGACGCAATTATTATCGGTGGTGGGGCTGCAGGTCTTACGGCTTCAGGCATTGCTGCTAACTTTGGAGCTAAAACAATGATGGTAGAACAGAATCGATTGGGGGGGGATTGTACATGGACGGGTTGTGTGCCCAGTAAGGTTTTGCTTAAAGCCGGTAAAGTGGCTCAGAAAATTCGGGAAGCAAGCAACTACGGTTTGATAGACCAGGAACCAGAAATCAATTTTCAAAATGTAATTGAACATGTACATGAAACCCGGCAAAAGATCTATGAGGATGCTGATGATCCGGTAATATTTGAGGATATGGGTATTGAGGTGGTACCAGGTTCTGCAAAGTTCACAGATAATCATAATATAGAAATAGATTACTCAGATGGCACCGTTCGGGAAGTGTCTTCACGGTACTTTATCATTTGTGCAGGTGCCAGTGCATTGGTTCCGCCCATTGATGGTATTGATGAAGTGCCTTATCTGACAAATGAATCCCTTTTTGAGATTGAAAATTTGTCTGAAAAAATGATCATTATCGGGGCAGGGCCCATTGGTACAGAGATGGCCCAGGCAATGAATCGGTTGGGGACCCAGGTAACAGTTATTGATATGGCAGATCGTATTATGTTGAACGATGATCCCGAATTAGCTGCCATGTTGCGTGAAAAACTTGAAAGTGAAGGTATTATCTTTGAGCTGGGAGTAGAAGTAAAAAAAGTTAGTAGTAAAAACGGAGTAACGGCAATAATATCATCAGATGGGGGGCTGAAAGAAATTACAGGAGATCAGCTATTGATGGCCACAGGAAGGAGTCCGAATATTAATGGTTTGGGGTTGGATGAAGCGGGTATCAAATATTCGGCTGACGGCATTGAAGTAAATGAAAAGTGTCGTACTAATCAATCTCATATTTATGCCTGTGGAGATATTACAGGGCGGTATCAGCTTACTCATATGAGTGAGCATATGGCTAAAATGGCTACTACCAATGCGTTATTGAAATTTCCTATGAAGATTGATGTGGATCATGTACCTTGGGTTACCTATACCGATCCGGAATTAGGTCATGTAGGAGCCACAGAAAAGCAGCTCCAACTAGAGGGAACAAGCTATGAAACCTATCGTTTCCCCTTTTCAAAAATTGACCGCGCACTAACCGATTCAGAAGAAGAAGGACTCATCAAAATCCATGCAAGAAAATGGGATGGGAAAATTTATGGGGTCAGTATTTATGGGGCTCATGCAGGGGAGCTTATTTCAGAATATGCTCTGGCAATGAAAAATGGGATTTCACTACGAAATTTTGCGGATACGATACATCCGTATCCAACTTATGGGCTCGGAGCTCGGCGTGCTGCTGATCAATGGTATATCAAGAATCAATCGGAATGGCAGGTGAAACTTGTCAAAAAAATATTTGGCTATCGTGGAGAGGTTCCCGATTTCAGCGATCCCGATAGAATTGTATAA
- a CDS encoding TonB-dependent receptor: MKNNRSNFFQLLLLTSCLILLVGSTISFAQSTDKATIKGTVISQENDQPLSGVNVAFPQLNRGTFTKADGSFTIQNLPSGTYSIVFSFVGYESKSRQIILNSGEAATLNISLKQTLIQNETITVTGTPFASDPLTTPADVDVLTGNNKLSKQQTSLGASLDDLAGVSSISTGSQMGKPVIRGLSGSRVRVLDDGVAMDYQQYGVRHGPNVDPFTSERIEVLRGAASVQYGSDALGGAVNVISNSLPDAIDSDSFLKGQMLGEFATNNNELVGGLHLNGATGPWGFTGTIIRRSAGNMTVPDVPTFPKAADPAAPKFSGELDHTDYDQLNGSFGVGYQTSIGQITAEYTRWQNNHNFLLPNGKGLGQNLENNSLQFEGNLQLGNNFILKPSFTYASNLRQSNPGGAQADPRDELPENGYAHLDILTKNYTGKLDLEHAVAGPFSGTIGLEYKQKHQDSRGVEPLVPSATIQNIAAFIFEKAELGDLTLSLGARTDARFQEAASNSELNLPDYPAGETADVLEQSYFEFSGSMGATYQITNSFAVATNIGRGFRAPSLFNLHVDGVHGGIAAYQIGNPYLEPERSLNTDLSLRWRSTKVKAKATVYRNAIQNYIFLVNTGQFAGPNNGGPPILKTVQGDARLIGANADVTAQLLPWLQFSGTFETVAGKNVDDKISQVDDLPLLPPTKISGNIKLIQKELGEFQNVFVDFGISHTSSKKAAGRYEPFWQFGNAPQFDNFGVASTDAYTLVNTTIGGEISLWNRAISVQISAKNLLNEDYRNFLDTYKGYALSPGRNITFRLKVPFTIL; encoded by the coding sequence ATGAAGAATAATCGATCTAATTTTTTTCAGTTACTTTTACTTACAAGTTGCTTGATTCTCCTTGTTGGCTCAACAATAAGTTTCGCTCAATCAACAGATAAGGCAACAATTAAAGGCACTGTAATTAGCCAAGAAAACGATCAACCACTGTCAGGTGTTAATGTTGCTTTTCCCCAATTAAATCGGGGGACTTTTACAAAAGCAGACGGTTCATTTACAATTCAAAATCTTCCATCGGGAACCTATTCCATTGTGTTTTCCTTTGTTGGCTATGAAAGTAAAAGCCGGCAAATCATTTTGAATTCTGGAGAAGCAGCAACGCTGAATATCTCTCTAAAGCAAACACTTATTCAGAATGAAACAATAACTGTAACAGGAACCCCCTTTGCTTCAGATCCATTAACAACCCCTGCGGATGTTGATGTACTGACAGGAAACAACAAGTTATCAAAACAGCAAACCTCTTTGGGAGCTTCACTTGACGATCTTGCAGGTGTTTCCAGCATCTCAACCGGTAGCCAGATGGGGAAACCCGTTATCCGGGGGCTCAGCGGCAGCCGGGTTCGTGTTCTTGATGACGGTGTGGCGATGGACTACCAACAATATGGAGTACGGCACGGTCCTAATGTAGATCCTTTTACTTCTGAACGTATTGAAGTACTTCGGGGCGCAGCCAGTGTTCAATATGGTTCAGATGCCTTGGGAGGTGCTGTAAATGTAATCTCTAATTCCCTACCGGATGCTATAGATTCAGATTCTTTTTTAAAAGGGCAAATGCTCGGTGAATTCGCCACTAACAATAACGAACTGGTAGGTGGCCTCCACCTTAATGGTGCCACCGGTCCATGGGGTTTTACCGGTACCATTATTCGCCGTTCTGCCGGCAATATGACAGTACCTGATGTACCCACTTTCCCAAAAGCAGCTGATCCTGCAGCACCTAAATTTTCGGGAGAACTTGATCATACTGACTATGATCAGTTAAACGGAAGTTTTGGTGTTGGTTACCAAACTTCGATAGGCCAAATTACCGCTGAATATACCCGCTGGCAAAATAACCATAACTTCTTGTTACCGAATGGTAAGGGATTAGGACAAAATCTCGAAAATAATTCGCTGCAGTTTGAAGGGAACCTTCAGCTGGGTAACAATTTCATTCTAAAACCCAGTTTTACCTACGCCAGCAATCTTCGCCAATCTAACCCGGGCGGTGCACAGGCTGACCCCCGTGATGAACTTCCTGAAAATGGCTATGCTCATCTAGATATATTAACCAAAAACTATACCGGTAAGCTGGATTTGGAACATGCTGTAGCAGGCCCTTTTTCGGGAACTATTGGACTGGAATACAAACAAAAACACCAAGACAGCCGGGGCGTTGAACCTCTCGTTCCCTCAGCTACAATACAAAATATTGCAGCTTTTATATTTGAAAAAGCAGAACTTGGTGATCTTACTCTTTCTTTAGGAGCCAGAACTGATGCCCGTTTCCAAGAAGCAGCCTCCAACAGTGAACTAAATCTGCCTGATTACCCAGCAGGAGAAACGGCAGATGTCCTGGAACAGTCCTATTTTGAGTTTAGCGGATCAATGGGCGCTACATACCAAATTACCAATTCATTTGCTGTTGCAACAAATATCGGCCGTGGATTCCGCGCCCCCAGCCTCTTCAACCTTCATGTAGACGGCGTTCATGGTGGTATTGCGGCCTATCAAATCGGTAATCCCTACCTTGAGCCTGAAAGGTCGTTAAATACAGATTTATCGCTACGATGGCGATCAACAAAGGTGAAAGCGAAAGCAACAGTCTATAGAAATGCGATACAGAACTACATCTTCTTGGTAAACACCGGACAGTTTGCAGGCCCCAATAATGGCGGACCGCCTATCCTAAAAACCGTACAAGGAGATGCGCGTTTAATAGGTGCCAATGCCGATGTAACGGCCCAACTGTTACCATGGCTACAATTTTCAGGAACATTTGAAACCGTAGCCGGAAAAAATGTAGATGATAAGATATCACAAGTTGATGATCTTCCGCTACTTCCCCCCACAAAAATTAGCGGCAACATCAAACTCATCCAAAAAGAGTTGGGGGAATTTCAGAATGTCTTTGTTGATTTTGGAATAAGCCACACTTCTTCAAAAAAAGCGGCCGGACGCTATGAACCATTCTGGCAGTTCGGCAATGCTCCTCAGTTCGATAACTTTGGAGTAGCCTCTACAGATGCCTATACCTTGGTAAATACTACCATAGGCGGTGAAATTTCGCTGTGGAATCGTGCAATATCGGTCCAGATTTCTGCTAAAAATCTACTTAATGAAGACTATCGCAATTTTCTTGATACCTATAAGGGCTATGCTTTAAGCCCGGGTAGAAACATCACCTTTCGACTAAAGGTTCCTTTTACTATTCTTTAA
- a CDS encoding MFS transporter yields the protein MIFTLNNFQKLIYNFITQRTPLLKDLNLYVIFGITLSAVMGVASIAPALPKMAHVLEVSNEKIGLLITAFTIPGVFLTPLLGVFADRIGRKAILVPSLFIFGIAGTACAFATDFSWLLILRFIQGIGGASLGALNVTLIGDLYEANRRATAMGYNGSILSIGTASYPAIGGGLALLGWFYPFFLSLLAIPVGIFVLIKLDNPEPDNHKDLKTYVENVFDSLKSKKVIGLFAANFLTFIILYGGYLTYFPILLDEQFGKSSFFIGLMLSGSSLVTAAVSSQLGNLTEIFKESSLIITAAFLYLGVFISLPFINNIWLFTLPIIVFGFAQGINIPSILNLLTHQAPKEYRAAFLSVNWTILRSGQAVGPFLLGIVYGLVGIAGTFWVSAVTAACLIGVGILLIRE from the coding sequence TTGATATTCACTCTCAATAATTTCCAAAAACTCATATATAACTTTATCACTCAACGTACTCCTCTTCTCAAAGATCTGAACCTCTATGTCATTTTTGGCATCACCCTTTCGGCCGTAATGGGGGTAGCAAGTATTGCACCGGCCCTTCCAAAAATGGCACATGTATTGGAGGTTTCTAATGAGAAAATTGGATTACTAATTACGGCTTTTACTATTCCGGGTGTTTTTTTAACCCCTCTTCTTGGTGTTTTCGCTGACCGAATTGGACGAAAAGCTATACTTGTACCCTCCCTTTTTATCTTTGGTATCGCAGGAACAGCATGCGCTTTTGCAACCGACTTTAGCTGGCTTTTAATATTACGATTTATTCAAGGAATAGGAGGAGCCTCACTCGGTGCCTTAAACGTTACGCTGATTGGTGATCTCTACGAAGCTAACAGGCGTGCTACGGCAATGGGATATAATGGGAGCATCCTTAGTATAGGTACGGCATCCTATCCTGCCATCGGTGGAGGATTGGCATTGCTGGGATGGTTCTACCCTTTCTTTCTTTCCTTGTTAGCTATTCCCGTAGGGATTTTCGTGCTCATAAAACTTGACAACCCCGAACCTGACAATCACAAAGATTTAAAAACCTATGTTGAAAATGTATTTGATTCCCTGAAATCTAAAAAAGTAATTGGCCTCTTTGCCGCCAACTTTCTCACCTTTATCATCCTCTACGGTGGCTACCTTACCTATTTTCCAATACTACTCGATGAACAGTTTGGAAAATCATCATTTTTTATTGGGTTAATGTTGTCGGGATCTTCATTAGTGACGGCTGCGGTCTCCTCTCAATTGGGAAATCTCACTGAAATATTTAAGGAATCATCCCTCATCATAACTGCCGCATTTTTATACCTAGGAGTTTTTATTAGTCTGCCTTTTATAAATAATATTTGGTTATTTACGCTACCAATTATTGTATTTGGATTTGCCCAGGGTATCAACATTCCCAGTATATTAAACCTGTTAACCCATCAAGCTCCAAAAGAGTACCGAGCTGCATTTCTTTCAGTAAACTGGACCATATTACGAAGTGGACAAGCCGTAGGACCTTTTTTACTGGGAATAGTTTATGGTTTAGTGGGGATTGCAGGCACATTTTGGGTATCAGCAGTAACGGCAGCCTGCTTAATCGGTGTCGGTATTCTTTTAATTCGAGAATAG
- a CDS encoding methylated-DNA--[protein]-cysteine S-methyltransferase codes for MDIIKSHYKSPLGWLELVSCKGSLLSLTMLDAVPNPLLKAKNSIQKQVKSELKEYFDGERNRFSIPVMPSGTIFQKSVWNKLQQLPFGQTITYGELAKRLGDTNKVRAVGRASGKNPIPIIIPCHRVIGINNNLIGYAGGVNRKKFLLKHEGTLLL; via the coding sequence TTGGACATCATAAAAAGCCATTACAAGTCACCTTTAGGCTGGTTGGAATTGGTTAGCTGCAAGGGCTCTTTGCTTAGTCTTACTATGTTAGATGCGGTCCCCAATCCCCTGTTAAAAGCTAAGAATAGTATTCAAAAACAGGTAAAGAGTGAGCTAAAAGAATATTTCGACGGAGAGCGCAACCGATTCTCCATTCCCGTAATGCCCAGCGGTACAATCTTTCAAAAATCTGTATGGAATAAGCTTCAACAGCTTCCTTTTGGGCAAACAATAACCTATGGTGAACTTGCAAAACGGCTTGGAGATACAAATAAAGTTCGTGCAGTAGGGCGGGCAAGTGGTAAAAATCCCATTCCAATCATTATACCTTGTCATCGGGTAATAGGTATAAACAACAATCTTATAGGATATGCGGGAGGCGTCAATAGAAAAAAGTTTTTGCTCAAACACGAAGGGACTCTACTATTATAA
- a CDS encoding amidohydrolase family protein — MVIYRRLIALLVCIIGIVTTVSGQIQEAPERTIGDGPYEKLIIRGVMLVDGTGSPPRGPVDIVVQGNRITSIRSVGYPGIPIDEDQRPKANANTKEIEAKGMYLLPGFIDMHAHTGGVEQGTPAEYVYKLWMAHGITTVREPGSFNGMDWTLRQKKRSKNNEITAPRIYSYIGFGMGHDEPITTPEEARKWVQMIHDEGADGIKFFGASKPVYAAAIDEAKKLGLGTMTHHAQTRVVYNNALKSARLGLSSITHWYGIPEALFTDQIIQDYPLDYNYSNEQHRFEEAGKLWQQAAEPYSDKWNSVMNEMLELDITLNPTFTIYEASRDLSAQRRAEWHKRYTLPSLWDFYKPSRKSHGSYWLNWGTEQEVAWKENFDLWFEFVNEFKNRGGRVTLGSDSGYIYKLYGFGYIQEMELFREAGFHPLEIFQSASLKAAEVLNMDDKLGTIEVGKLADMVLVDANPLKNLKTLYGTGAIHVNDDNKPVRIGGVEYTIKDGIVYDAEEMLQDVAEMVKKSKAEKNYEITQPGLDY, encoded by the coding sequence ATGGTAATATATCGACGCTTAATCGCTTTATTGGTCTGTATCATCGGGATTGTAACCACTGTTTCGGGCCAAATTCAAGAGGCTCCTGAACGAACAATAGGCGACGGGCCCTATGAAAAACTGATTATCAGAGGTGTTATGCTCGTTGATGGTACGGGATCCCCACCACGCGGACCGGTGGATATTGTTGTACAAGGCAATAGAATTACCTCAATTCGCTCGGTAGGATATCCAGGAATTCCTATTGATGAAGACCAACGTCCCAAAGCAAATGCCAATACCAAAGAAATTGAAGCTAAAGGCATGTATCTGCTGCCCGGCTTTATCGATATGCATGCCCATACAGGCGGCGTTGAACAAGGTACCCCTGCAGAATATGTGTATAAACTATGGATGGCCCATGGTATAACCACCGTTCGCGAACCAGGCTCATTTAATGGGATGGATTGGACCTTGCGCCAGAAAAAACGAAGTAAAAACAACGAGATTACTGCGCCCAGAATCTATTCATACATCGGTTTTGGGATGGGGCATGACGAACCTATTACTACTCCTGAAGAAGCACGCAAATGGGTACAGATGATACACGATGAAGGTGCTGATGGCATCAAGTTTTTCGGGGCCAGCAAGCCGGTGTATGCCGCTGCTATTGATGAAGCTAAGAAGCTCGGTCTGGGAACAATGACACACCATGCCCAAACGCGCGTTGTCTACAATAATGCCCTGAAGTCGGCCCGGCTGGGACTTTCCAGCATCACACACTGGTACGGCATTCCAGAAGCCTTATTTACTGATCAAATTATCCAAGATTATCCCCTCGATTATAACTACAGTAATGAGCAGCATCGTTTTGAAGAGGCCGGCAAACTCTGGCAACAGGCTGCTGAACCCTATAGTGATAAATGGAACAGCGTGATGAACGAGATGCTTGAACTGGATATAACGCTCAACCCCACTTTTACGATATATGAAGCCAGTCGGGACTTAAGTGCCCAACGACGCGCCGAGTGGCACAAACGATACACCCTGCCCTCTCTTTGGGATTTCTATAAACCCAGCCGTAAATCTCATGGTTCGTACTGGCTCAACTGGGGAACCGAACAAGAGGTAGCATGGAAAGAAAACTTTGACCTATGGTTTGAGTTTGTCAACGAATTCAAGAATCGAGGAGGACGAGTTACTCTGGGCTCCGATTCCGGCTATATCTATAAGCTCTATGGCTTTGGTTATATCCAAGAAATGGAGCTGTTTCGGGAAGCCGGCTTTCATCCTCTCGAAATATTCCAGTCGGCTTCACTGAAAGCAGCAGAAGTGCTGAATATGGATGACAAGCTAGGCACTATTGAGGTAGGTAAGCTGGCTGATATGGTGCTGGTAGATGCCAATCCATTGAAAAACCTTAAAACATTATACGGAACCGGCGCTATCCACGTTAATGATGATAACAAACCGGTCCGCATCGGCGGTGTTGAGTATACGATCAAAGATGGTATTGTCTATGATGCCGAAGAAATGCTTCAGGATGTAGCCGAAATGGTTAAAAAGTCAAAAGCTGAGAAAAATTATGAGATTACTCAGCCGGGCCTTGATTATTAA
- a CDS encoding PepSY domain-containing protein, with translation MDFDLRKDSRKLHRWGAILIALPFLIVLLSGLLLQVKKEFAWIQPSTQSGSQVGASLPFDSILNTAKSIPELAVSKWEDIDRLDVRPDDGVIKIRGANGWEAQIDAHTGEKLQVANRRSDVIEAIHDGSWFHDKAKLWLFLPSAVVVLILWLTGIYLFFYPYFAKWQNRKRLKERKLERRRKQKASDEITA, from the coding sequence ATGGATTTCGATCTACGTAAAGATTCACGAAAATTACACCGTTGGGGTGCTATCTTGATAGCACTTCCTTTTTTGATTGTTCTATTATCGGGACTCCTTCTTCAAGTAAAAAAGGAGTTCGCCTGGATACAACCCTCTACACAATCCGGCAGTCAAGTGGGAGCTTCCCTCCCTTTCGATAGTATTTTGAACACTGCTAAATCAATTCCCGAACTTGCCGTCAGCAAATGGGAAGATATCGACCGGCTGGATGTACGCCCGGATGATGGAGTCATTAAAATCCGCGGAGCCAACGGATGGGAAGCCCAAATTGATGCCCATACTGGTGAAAAGCTACAAGTGGCCAACCGTCGATCTGATGTTATTGAAGCTATACATGACGGATCATGGTTCCATGATAAGGCCAAACTGTGGCTGTTTTTACCCTCAGCAGTTGTTGTGCTCATTCTTTGGCTTACAGGTATCTACCTATTTTTCTACCCCTACTTTGCTAAATGGCAAAACCGGAAACGACTCAAAGAGCGTAAGTTAGAACGCCGAAGGAAACAAAAAGCATCGGACGAGATAACTGCTTAG